Genomic window (Streptomyces liliiviolaceus):
GACCGGACTCGGCGACCGCGCCGACGAGGTACGCGGCGCCGTTGGCCGCCGCCTGCTCCGGGGTCGGGGAGTCGCCGCCCGCGCACTCGGTGGGGGGCGTGGCGGACTGCCCGTCGTCCTCGGGGTCGGTCACCAGGCCCTCGCCGAGCGAGCCGAGGACGCCCGCGGCCGTGGCGTCGGCGTTCGCCGCGAGCTTGCCCTTCTTGTCGGGCTGGAAGGCGAAGGCGCCGCCGCTCTTCCCGCCGTCCTCGCCGCAGGGGAGGGCGAGGCCGAGCAGGGCGTCGTACGGTGTCCGGTCGTCCTTGGACCGCAGGTCCTCGGTGTCGGTGTCCGCGGCCTCCAGGGCGCCGATCACGACGGACGTCGAGTTGGTGTCGCTGGCGCCGCCGGGGAGGTAGCCCCAGCCGCCGTCCTCGTTCTGCACGGACTTCAGCCACTTCACGGCCGCGGCTGTCGCGTCCGCCGTTCTGGTGTCGTCGGTGTCGAGCGCCGTCAGGGCCTGGAGCGCGGCGCCGGTGCTGTTCGTGTCGATCTGCGTCTTGGCGTCGCACTTCGCGGCCGGGTCCGCGCGGTAGGCGGCGAAACCGCCGTTCGCGCACTGCTGTCCGGTGAGCCAGTCGACGGCCTTCGCGGCGGGCCGTACGTCCACGATGTGCTGGGCGAGCAGCGCCAGCGACTGCCGCCAGACACCGTCGTACGTGGGGTCGGTGCTGCCGTACAGGCCGGAAGGCAGTGTCAGGGACGGGGACGGGGAGGGCGACTCGTCGGCGAGGGCGGCCGGCGCGAACGCCGTGCCGATCACGGCGGTGGCGGCCAGTACCGCGGCGCTGCGGCGGACAAACATGATCGGCGGATGCCTCTCTGTACTCAGCGGTTCGCCGACGGGGGTGCCCCTTCGGCTCTCCCGGTGCGGGAGGAGCCGGGCAGCCCGGAGCCCCGGGCGGCTCGGCTCCGTATGCCTCGACGGTGCCGGTCACCGGAGGTGCCGGTGACGCGAGCCGGTCACGGTCCGCACGGGGCAATCCGGCTTGCCGCCCGGTGGGGACGGGGCGGCACACGGCTGCGGGTCAGCGCCGGATTTGCACCGGCTTCCCCCCGTACGGGTGTGATGACGACCTGCTCACTGTACCGGCCCGTAGGAATGCGAGTGCCTGCCGGCGGGGGGCTCCGGGGTGGTTCGGGGGGTGGCCCGGGGTGGCTCGGCTGCGGGTCGGTGGGGGCCGGTCGCGCCGTTCCCCGCGCCCCTGAAAGGCGGGGCTGCGCCCCTGCCTGAGCTCCGGGTGCGGGTCGGTGGGGGCTGGTCGCGCCGTTCCTCGCGCCCCTGAGGGGCGGGGCTGCGCCCCTGCCTGAGCTTCGGGTGGGGGTTGGATCGGGGCGTAGCCCCGGTTTTTGGGGGCGCGGGGAACTGCGCGGTCAGCCCCCACCGGCCCGCACCCGGGACGCGCCCCCCCCTGGCCCCCCCCTAGCCCCCCACCTGCGCCGGCAAGGCGGACGCGTGGGTGGGTTGGCAGAGGATGAGGGCCAGGTCGTCCGTGGGGGGTTTCGTCGTGTGGGTGAGGAGGCGGGCGTACAGGGTGTTCAGGGCCTCGTCGGGGAGCGGGTCCCGTAGCGCGTGGGTCGCTTCCGTGAGGAAGGGGAAGAGCGTGCCGTCGGGGGAGCGGGCCTCCGTCAGGCCGTCGGTGTAGAGCAGGAGGCGGTCGCCCGGCTGGAG
Coding sequences:
- a CDS encoding prenyltransferase/squalene oxidase repeat-containing protein, with protein sequence MFVRRSAAVLAATAVIGTAFAPAALADESPSPSPSLTLPSGLYGSTDPTYDGVWRQSLALLAQHIVDVRPAAKAVDWLTGQQCANGGFAAYRADPAAKCDAKTQIDTNSTGAALQALTALDTDDTRTADATAAAVKWLKSVQNEDGGWGYLPGGASDTNSTSVVIGALEAADTDTEDLRSKDDRTPYDALLGLALPCGEDGGKSGGAFAFQPDKKGKLAANADATAAGVLGSLGEGLVTDPEDDGQSATPPTECAGGDSPTPEQAAANGAAYLVGAVAESGHLESALAGAEDQPDYGNTADTVVALAAAGRPADAGKPLAWLEKNSGSWAAESGPAAYAQLIFAAHATGTDPRDFGGADLVKQLGATGPAAESTAKDGQDTKDDKSKESEESEDDGGVSVWWIVGVGLVGGIGIGFLLSGRNKKQQP